One part of the Phycisphaeraceae bacterium genome encodes these proteins:
- the atpB gene encoding F0F1 ATP synthase subunit A, producing MFTLAASPIEHIINHKALEIGGWWVWTANQTNIVIAAVLLIVLGMYVANKIGTGPESEGNDRYLAKNSFASMIEVIAIYLRDEMVKPLLGERTKTFMPFLWALFFFILMNNLLGLVPLLDLNMLFNHFTGGDMHTAWIGGTATQSIYVTGILALVAGLVINIAGIKELGIGGYLKHLTADAPVALWPLMVTIEVAGIFIKPVALAIRLFANMTAGHTLVATLLMFAGAGIVMLLEKGNVLGAPISLVSAIGVIAIYFLELFVAFLQAFVFMFLTAVFISMLSHHGDHDHEHDDHHTHAHAA from the coding sequence ATGTTCACGTTGGCAGCAAGCCCAATCGAACACATCATTAACCACAAGGCGCTTGAGATAGGCGGTTGGTGGGTGTGGACCGCGAATCAGACGAACATCGTCATCGCAGCTGTCCTTCTTATAGTGCTCGGGATGTATGTCGCGAACAAGATCGGCACCGGCCCCGAGTCCGAAGGCAACGACCGGTATCTCGCAAAAAACTCGTTTGCATCAATGATCGAGGTCATTGCAATCTATCTGCGTGACGAGATGGTCAAGCCGCTGCTCGGGGAACGCACAAAGACGTTCATGCCGTTCCTTTGGGCGTTGTTCTTCTTTATCCTGATGAACAACCTCCTCGGACTTGTACCGCTGCTTGACCTCAATATGCTTTTTAACCACTTCACAGGTGGCGACATGCATACCGCATGGATCGGTGGCACTGCCACGCAAAGCATCTACGTCACGGGTATTCTGGCTCTTGTCGCCGGTCTTGTGATCAACATCGCAGGTATCAAGGAACTTGGTATTGGTGGGTATCTCAAGCATCTGACTGCCGATGCGCCGGTTGCTCTATGGCCGCTTATGGTGACCATTGAGGTTGCCGGTATCTTCATTAAGCCTGTGGCGCTCGCCATTCGTTTGTTCGCCAACATGACAGCTGGCCACACACTTGTCGCAACGCTGCTGATGTTCGCTGGTGCGGGCATTGTCATGCTGCTTGAGAAGGGCAATGTGCTCGGTGCACCGATCTCACTCGTCTCAGCGATTGGTGTGATTGCAATCTATTTCCTTGAGTTGTTTGTTGCCTTCCTGCAGGCATTTGTTTTCATGTTCCTGACAGCCGTGTTCATCTCCATGTTGTCGCATCACGGCGATCATGATCACGAACATGACGATCATCACACGCACGCGCACGCGGCGTAA
- the atpE gene encoding ATP synthase F0 subunit C, producing MLAFGTIAAAPVAAMAQAGAFDGVGKGLAAMGAGLAVIGGGLGIGLIGKGAVESIARQPEASGPIVTNMILTAALVEGATLFAVVVGLLAAL from the coding sequence ATGCTCGCCTTCGGCACAATCGCAGCAGCACCCGTCGCAGCCATGGCGCAGGCAGGCGCGTTTGACGGCGTTGGCAAGGGTCTCGCCGCAATGGGTGCCGGCCTCGCTGTCATCGGCGGTGGTCTTGGCATCGGTCTGATCGGTAAGGGTGCGGTCGAATCCATCGCCCGCCAGCCGGAAGCCTCAGGCCCCATCGTCACCAACATGATTCTGACAGCGGCTCTCGTCGAAGGTGCGACGCTGTTCGCAGTTGTCGTCGGTCTGCTTGCGGCTCTCTGA
- a CDS encoding polyprenyl synthetase family protein: MSETSAIPASPRQRAGFEVQAPCSSPGVALSDRIAAGLARVSDLMEAELASTSPVVGTVIGHLARYRGKMLRPTLVLTFAELADDRSQISEDSIRLAAVCEMVHLATLVHDDVLDAAQTRRGGPSINARHGNETAVLLGDLLFSRAYALCARVQSPDSERPYAELMGDIAATMCEGELLQLHHRNDQRVARETYFDIVNAKTAGLIGLSCRFGAVAAMPHDSETCDRVERIGRLLGAAFQIQDDILDLTSTEDTLGKPTGKDLGCGTFTLPLILYLHSALDHDRNVCNSLIERMADEPSVAHAARTQLVSLLESSGAMASARNEAQKLVTEAAADISRFPVSEARTALLAMAQQVLDRAR; the protein is encoded by the coding sequence ATGAGTGAAACTTCCGCCATCCCAGCATCGCCCAGACAGCGGGCCGGATTCGAGGTGCAAGCCCCTTGCTCGTCGCCGGGAGTGGCACTCTCGGACCGAATCGCAGCAGGGCTGGCCCGTGTTTCAGATCTAATGGAAGCAGAACTCGCCTCGACCAGCCCTGTTGTTGGGACGGTGATTGGTCATCTGGCCCGGTACCGAGGCAAGATGCTCCGCCCGACGCTGGTGCTGACTTTCGCCGAACTAGCGGACGATCGCTCGCAGATATCAGAGGACTCAATCCGTCTGGCTGCGGTGTGCGAGATGGTCCATCTGGCGACGCTGGTCCATGACGATGTGCTCGATGCCGCGCAGACACGCCGCGGTGGTCCATCAATCAACGCTCGCCACGGCAACGAGACTGCGGTGCTGCTCGGTGATCTGCTGTTCTCACGCGCATACGCGCTCTGCGCCCGCGTGCAATCACCCGACAGTGAACGCCCTTATGCGGAACTGATGGGTGATATTGCTGCGACCATGTGCGAGGGGGAACTGCTCCAACTCCATCATCGGAACGATCAGCGTGTGGCGCGCGAAACATACTTTGACATTGTCAACGCCAAGACCGCAGGGTTGATCGGGCTGTCGTGCAGATTCGGCGCGGTGGCAGCAATGCCACACGACAGCGAAACATGCGATCGCGTCGAACGCATCGGCAGGTTGCTTGGTGCAGCGTTCCAGATTCAGGATGACATCCTCGATCTGACCAGCACCGAAGATACACTCGGAAAGCCAACAGGCAAGGACCTTGGCTGTGGCACATTCACATTGCCATTGATCCTCTATCTGCACAGTGCATTAGACCACGATCGCAACGTGTGCAACTCACTCATCGAGCGCATGGCAGACGAACCTTCGGTTGCGCATGCGGCACGAACACAACTCGTGTCTTTGCTCGAATCGTCTGGCGCGATGGCCAGCGCCCGCAATGAAGCGCAGAAGCTCGTCACCGAAGCAGCCGCAGACATCAGCAGATTCCCGGTGTCAGAAGCACGCACAGCATTGCTTGCTATGGCACAGCAGGTGCTGGATCGGGCTAGGTAG
- the atpF gene encoding F0F1 ATP synthase subunit B — translation MSSMTTQRLPLIRFLLTCVCVMTLSVVLTPVASAQGEHGEETTHAQPENHGESTPAHAEPGHQEESGHNDEHAASGHDEHGAASPIAKPKEAMWTAITALIAFGVVFFVFATKIWPKIEKGLSDRESKFRDEIKAAENARIQAKEALVEYEKSLAEARAEAKQMLEETRAQQATYAAELKAKADQELAAMKDKARRDIDSARRAAVADIYNEASTLATKIAGKILQRELSAADHQRLVDESLAELQSISRTN, via the coding sequence ATGTCCTCGATGACAACACAACGTCTTCCACTCATTCGTTTTCTCCTCACATGCGTATGCGTAATGACGCTCAGCGTGGTCCTCACGCCAGTCGCATCCGCACAGGGCGAGCACGGTGAAGAAACCACACACGCTCAACCGGAAAACCACGGCGAATCAACTCCTGCTCATGCCGAACCAGGGCATCAGGAAGAATCGGGTCACAATGACGAGCACGCTGCCAGCGGGCACGATGAGCATGGAGCCGCCAGCCCAATTGCAAAGCCCAAGGAAGCCATGTGGACCGCGATCACCGCGTTGATCGCGTTCGGCGTTGTCTTCTTCGTATTCGCTACAAAGATCTGGCCAAAGATCGAAAAGGGACTTTCCGATCGCGAGTCCAAGTTCCGTGATGAGATCAAGGCGGCTGAGAACGCGCGTATCCAGGCCAAGGAAGCACTCGTTGAGTACGAAAAATCGCTCGCTGAAGCTCGTGCTGAAGCAAAGCAGATGCTTGAGGAGACTCGTGCTCAGCAGGCAACCTACGCAGCTGAACTGAAGGCAAAGGCCGATCAGGAACTCGCTGCGATGAAGGACAAGGCACGTCGCGACATCGATTCCGCTCGCCGTGCCGCTGTCGCGGATATTTACAACGAGGCGTCAACACTCGCAACGAAGATTGCCGGAAAGATCCTGCAGCGGGAACTCTCAGCCGCTGACCATCAGCGTCTGGTTGATGAGTCGCTCGCAGAACTCCAGTCGATATCCCGCACCAACTGA